Proteins from one Triticum aestivum cultivar Chinese Spring chromosome 7A, IWGSC CS RefSeq v2.1, whole genome shotgun sequence genomic window:
- the LOC123149104 gene encoding protein G1-like2: MQGAPVDSPGAAEAAARPSRYESQKRRDWHTFGQYLRNHRPPLELSRCSGAHVLEFLRYLDQFGKTKVHAAGCPFFGHPSPPAPCPCPLRQAWGSLDALVGRLRAAFEEHGGRPEANPFGARAVRLYLREVRDSQAKARGIAYEKKRRKRPPPSSSQKAAKAAPSPPPPASTHVAAPPPESAPEVLVARAVPAQGHYFIPHPQHYMHAHFLMPGGHEADAAVPSSSSGNSNGHSNGQSSGTGDEMAMAMAAAAEAHAAGCMLPLSVFN; encoded by the coding sequence ATGCAGGGAGCGCCGGTGGACAGCccgggggcggcggaggcggctgcgCGGCCGAGCCGGTACGAGTCGCAGAAGCGTCGGGACTGGCACACGTTCGGGCAGTACCTGCGCAACCACCGCCCGCCGCTGGAGCTCTCGCGGTGCAGCGGCGCCCACGTCCTCGAGTTCCTCAGGTACCTCGACCAGTTCGGCAAGACAAAGGTGCACGCCGCGGGCTGCCCCTTCTTCGGCCACCCTTCCCCGCCGGCGCCGTGCCCGTGCCCGCTCCGCCAGGCCTGGGGCAGCCTGGACGCGCTCGTCGGCCGCCTGCGCGCCGCCTTCGAGGAGCACGGCGGGCGGCCCGAGGCCAACCCGTTCGGCGCGCGCGCCGTCCGCCTCTACCTCCGCGAGGTGCGCGACTCCCAGGCGAAGGCCCGCGGCATCGCCTACGAGAAGAAGCGCCGGAAgcgcccgccgccgtcgtcgtcccaGAAGGCGGCCAAGGCCGCCCCGTCCCCACCCCCACCCGCCTCTACCCATGTAGCAGCGCCCCCCCCAGAGAGCGCGCCGGAGGTCCTCGTCGCGCGGGCCGTGCCGGCGCAGGGGCACTACTTCATCCCGCACCCGCAGCACTACATGCACGCGCATTTCCTGATGCCAGGCGGCCACGAGGCGGACGCCGCCGTCCCGAGCAGCTCCAGCGGCAACAGCAACGGCCACAGCAATGGCCAGAGCAGCGGCACCGGCGATGAGATGGCcatggcgatggcggcggcagcggaggcgcACGCGGCGGGGTGCATGCTGCCGCTCTCCGTGTTCAACTAG